A region of Labeo rohita strain BAU-BD-2019 chromosome 2, IGBB_LRoh.1.0, whole genome shotgun sequence DNA encodes the following proteins:
- the ankrd12 gene encoding ankyrin repeat domain-containing protein 12 isoform X1 has protein sequence MAKPGSDRDGAMVEKTAGKKSKEKISPFAKTPKLDRSEILGKEGKSKSSMKRKLSFTVSPPRNEERDSDTDDSDPGQSSDAWGERLLPPCRIYADKDGPDKKKVKKEPGTKKSTPVNILFGYPLSERKQMALVMQMTARDNSPDTTPSHPSQSPAVQKKIASSSSSRQKDKVNKRNERGETPLHMAAIRGDVKQVKELIGLGADVNVKDFAGWTPLHEACNLGYYDVAKVLIGAGAEVNTQGLDDDTPLHDASSSGHKDIVKLLLRHGGNAFQANKRGERPVDVADSQELEQLLKGEIPLSEAEESSSESEDPPSVNPSSVDENMEYSDGEKDSDSKSTTVKASSSMSGLDEYEFKDEEEEEDLSKALNDRHILRRELRQKEKEEKERNHYASKQGSKSDQSTPTCKSKKTKASRVYCSSDSSSDEAEVPMERRNSPTRSVSVDGHKTDGRAKKESLTLTPVEQKEKGKQKKKNKSQSKNKENQEVREEGKENSKSLLFSSATVSDNSDKGVREEDSFKMSFSTKDDTSVHLFHLSVVKSPKLNHSQTDKQTTPLKQENAKTCVSIADGSCPGDSVKYNHYTESDFCTEGSSSKSCKHKEKSKHHHKELNLDGDDGSCSPFKDSSLSNSMDSSEAVFRKTDKDGKVVKKHKLKPKEKEKYRKEYEAERNRHRQKEPRKDGHRNMEFDREFWKENFFKSDENEELTGKCEIPAGGSPPKSSDSSPVKEERGVSKDKHSSSSSSKDRRPKEERDKDKTIKKEKKEVPLKEERGKDGKVDEVDDRNEGLGSGRIPDSSLHSSGVKEEVDDKPVTGSSADQDQLESPEKNSREKNDKRPPTKDRESEKSDKKHADKDKKVKSEHLADKPEPHNSTDRWKEKEKLTNVSHSPNDKSHKEGDKLKAMSLMKKHEENKKNKDKLDKRAEKDHSSGDHRDKDKTSSEKKGKAPEKTTEHGKSDRNKEKERDKDSDKRKKEKSKETTPSSSSYSNLKLLLEEKKGYVCENNKVVSSKSKEEVTKPLEKDRDRRERDRESERHRDRERDRHKEKDKDRSQLNRDGKISKPKPNEVDSKSKVTPTLKDTRPKEKRLVNDDLMKTSFERMLSLKDQEIEQWHRKHLEKIKQKERERLKQRPGIDPGKQKSKEKTKTSSSSSEPCLTKELTRSKSSEAPDGHREKVLKDATSARTLSLDAKTFGKNGPVIENNLSRSPRPESEKPGVMSRSVSMISVASSEDSCQATILTPRPTEYDSDMNIEASDSQPPFLQSSLAVQSSRSPTVHDKDTSSLPEAALCNRTPLSSRHASPCLRAILDEEAKVPPAETRLTEESQIISIAPQPSSEQASVHPTEISVPPVQETRSSQSLTIALPESENLTSNEGEGVTPACQVQPSSHLRESSAKNVSNSVFQTHLQEQSSSCNTSTQAENASLAQPDVPGAGMTEGSNKESSLAVASQVASFQSSHTQNSSDSNVLLSSSSQQLETVPVSSSEQTLTVDSGLRPEQREKPLGVSENKVDKSGENVGKTDCTPSTSTGSCRSSSEETTKPLLRSTSVQEDTEKNDARVQDESTSRFSSEPLVTTDAQPEKQEQGIHAASATDVSCCASPERIPEEPMDVSEDVSDKNQSTETDGAKDLSSDEGATTQALSEGKADIETSDQLAVEEKPVKSDLPANIEQGQSSAAVQPDHQAEPLSGATSGSSSPISVVERDSDTSGARAKVRLLEEEADIQVTHPRKRKMPRVSPPAQVNLTAQQVKEKTQQSLAAIVDALKLEEIQPYQTERANPYYEYLHIRKKIEEKRKVLCSVIPQAPQYYDEYVTFNGSYLLDGNPLSKLCIPTITPPPSLPEPLKEMFKQQEVVRMKLRLQHSIEREKLIVSNEQEVLRVHYRAARTLANQTLPFSACTVLLDAEVYNMPQDVQGDDGKTSVRDRFNARQFMSWLQDVDDKFDKLKTCLLMRQQHEAAALNAVQRLEWQLKLQELDPATYKSTSIFEIPEFYIPLVEVNDDFDLTPI, from the exons ATGGCCAAACCGGGATCGGACCGAGatggagccatggtggagaagACAGCGGGGAAGAAG agTAAAGAGAAAATCTCTCCGTTTGCCAAAACTCCGAAGCTGGATCGGAGTGAAATCCTGGGGAAAGAAGGGAAGTCGAAGTCTTCCATGAAACGGAAGCTCTCCTTCACCGTCAGTCCGCCCCGGAACGAGGAGCGGGACTCCGACACGG ATGACTCTGACCCCGGGCAGTCGAGCGATGCGTGGGGAGAGAGATTACTTCCTCCCTGCAGGATATACGCAG ACAAAGATGGTCCGGATAAGAAGAAAGTGAAGAAGGAGCCGGGGACCAAGAAGTCGACCCCTGTGAACATTTTGTTCGGCTACCCTTTATCAGAACGAAAGCAAATGGCACTTGTCATGCAGATGACGGCGAGAGACAACAGTCCAG ATACCACACCGAGCCACCCCTCTCAATCTCCGGCGGTGCAGAAGAAGATCGCTAGCAGCTCGTCCTCACGGCAGAAGGACAAAGTGAACAAGCGGAACGAGAGAGGAGAGACGCCCCTGCATATGGCCGCCATCAGAGGAGACGTCAAGCAGGTGAAGGAACTTATTGGGCTCGGAGCGGATGTGAACGTCAAAGATTTTGCAG GTTGGACGCCTCTCCATGAAGCTTGTAACCTTGGTTACTATGATGTGgcgaaggttctgattggtgcAGGAGCGGAAGTGAACACGCAGGGATTGGACGACGACACTCCGCTTCATGACGCCTCAAGCAGCGGACACAAAGAC ATTGTGAAGCTGCTCTTGCGTCATGGAGGCAATGCCTTCCAGGCCAACAAGAGAGGGGAGAGACCGGTTGATGTTGCTGACTCTCAGGAGCTTGAGCAGTTACTCAAGGGAGAGATCCCACTCTCTGAAGCAGAAGAGAGCTCTTCAG AATCAGAGGACCCACCTTCGGTAAATCCATCCAGTGTAGATGAGAATATGGAGTATTCTGATGGTGAAAAAGACTCTGACAGTAAATCAACCACAGTGAAAGCCTCCTCATCCATGTCAGGGCTGGATGAATATGAGTTTAAGGatgaggaagaagaggaggatCTCAGTAAGGCACTTAACGACCGACACATCCTACGGCGAGAGCTACGGCAAAAGGAGAAGGAGGAGAAGGAAAGGAACCACTATGCTTCCAAACAAGGCAGCAAAAGCGACCAGTCGACGCCGACGTGCAAGtctaaaaaaacaaaggcaTCCCGTGTCTACTGCAGTTCAGACAGTTCGAGCGATGAAGCCGAGGTGCCTATGGAAAGAAGGAACTCGCCCACCAGGTCAGTCAGTGTGGATGGTCACAAGACGGACGGTAGGGCGAAAAAAGAAAGCTTGACTCTCACGCCAGTggaacagaaagaaaaaggcaagcagaagaaaaagaacaagAGCCAAAGCAAAAACAAGGAGAACCAGGAAGTCCGAGAAGAAGGGAAAGAGAACAGCAAGTCCCTTCTGTTTTCCTCGGCAACTGTGTCCGACAATTCTGACAAGGGCGTCAGAGAAGAGGACTCGttcaaaatgtcattcagtACGAAGGATGACACATCGGTCCACCTCTTTCACCTGTCTGTAGTCAAGTCCCCAAAGCTGAACCACAGCCAAACTGACAAGCAGACAACTCCACTAAAACAGGAAAACGCTAAGACTTGTGTTTCGATTGCTGATGGATCCTGTCCAGGGGACAGCGTCAAATACAACCACTACACGGAGTCTGACTTCTGCACAGAAGGTTCTAGCAGCAAGAGCTGCAAGCACAAGGAAAAGAGCAAACATCACCACAAAGAGCTTAACTTGGATGGCGATGACGGCAGTTGCAGTCCTTTCAAAGACAGTAGTCTAAGCAACAGTATGGACAGTTCTGAGGCTGTCTTCAGGAAGACTGACAAAGATGGGAAAGTTGTAAAAAAGCACAAGCTGAAACCCAAGGAGAAGGAAAAGTATAGGAAGGAGTATGAGGCTGAGAGGAATCGGCACAGGCAAAAAGAGCCACGCAAGGACGGACATAGGAACATGGAGTTTGATCGGGAGTTTTGGAAGGAGAACTTcttcaaaagtgatgaaaatgaAGAACTCACAGGCAAATGTGAAATACCTGCTGGTGGATCTCCTCCTAAGTCCTCAGACTCATCGCCTGTTAAAGAGGAAAGAGGGGTGTCAAAAGACAAACATTCAAGCAGTAGCAGCAGCAAGGACAGAAGGCCAAAAGAGGAGCGAGATAAGGACAAGACTAtcaagaaagagaaaaaagaagtgCCTCTTAAAGAGGAACGGGGAAAGGATGGAAAAGTAGATGAAGTTGATGACCGGAATGAGGGTCTTGGCTCTGGTCGAATACCCGACAGCTCACTGCACAGTTCAGGAGTGAAAGAAGAAGTAGATGATAAACCAGTCACTGGCAGTTCAGCTGACCAAGATCAACTGGAGTCTCCAGAGAAGAACTCTCGAGAGAAAAATGATAAGAGACCACCAACAAAGGATCGGGAGTCTGAAAAGTCTGATAAGAAACATGCAGATAAAGATAAGAAAGTAAAATCCGAGCATTTAGCTGACAAGCCTGAACCTCACAACTCTACAGATCGATGGAAAGAAAAGGAGAAATTAACAAATGTTTCACATTCACCCAATGATAAGAGCCATAAAGAGGGTGACAAGCTCAAAGCAATGTCTTTAATGAAAAAGCATGAAGAGAACAAGAAGAATAAGGACAAGCTTGACAAAAGAGCTGAGAAAGATCACTCCTCTGGTGACCACAGAGACAAAGATAAAACAAGTTCTGAAAAGAAGGGCAAAGCCCCCGAGAAAACCACTGAGCATGGGAAATCTGACCgcaataaagaaaaagaacGGGACAAAGATTCTGACAAGAGGAAAAAGGAGAAATCGAAAGAGACCACCCCCTCTTCCTCATCCTACTCCAATCTAAAGTTGTTATTGGAAGAGAAGAAAGGCTACGTTTGTGAAAACAACAAGGTTGTGTCCTCCAAATCAAAAGAAGAGGTAACCAAGCCTCTAGAGAAAGACAGGGATAGAAGAGAGAGGGATCGAGAGTCTGAAAGGCATCGAGACCGCGAGCGGGATCGACACAAGGAAAAGGACAAAGATCGATCCCAGCTGAACAGGGATGGCAAAATCAGCAAACCGAAACCAAACGAGGTAGACTCCAAATCTAAGGTTACACCTACGTTAAAGGATACTCGTCCCAAAGAGAAGAGGTTGGTGAACGACGACCTCATGAAGACCAGCTTTGAACGCATGCTCAGTCTCAAGGACCAGGAAATCGAACAGTGGCACAGGAAGCACTTAGAGAAAATCAAGCAGAAGGAACGTGAGCGGCTAAAGCAGCGTCCAGGGATTGACCCTGGGAAACAGAAAAgcaaggaaaaaacaaaaacttccTCTTCGTCCAGTGAGCCTTGTCTAACCAAGGAACTAACTCGGTCAAAAAGCTCAGAAGCACCAGATGGGCACCGCGAGAAGGTTTTGAAAGATGCCACCAGTGCAAGAACGCTCTCACTGGATGCGAAAACCTTCGGGAAGAATGGACCAGTAATAGAAAACAATCTCAGTCGATCTCCGAGACCGGAGAGTGAAAAACCTGGCGTAATGTCAAGATCAGTATCCATGATATCTGTTGCAAGTTCAGAAGATTCCTGTCAAGCAACTATACTGACACCTAGACCAACTGAATATGATTCTGACATGAACATTGAAGCTTCAGATTCCCAGCCACCTTTCCTGCAGTCTTCCCTCGCTGTACAGTCCTCCAGATCACCTACTGTTCATGATAAAGATACCAGCAGTCTTCCCGAAGCGGCTCTTTGCAATCGAACACCATTATCAAGCAGGCATGCGTCCCCATGCTTAAGGGCTATTCTGGATGAAGAAGCCAAGGTGCCACCAGCTGAAACTAGACTGACAGAAGAGTCTCAGATAATCAGTATTGCGCCACAGCCAAGCAGCGAGCAAGCTTCGGTTCATCCGACCGAGATTAGCGTGCCCCCTGTTCAGGAGACTCGGAGCAGTCAAAGTCTTACAATTGCTCTTCCAGAAAGTGAAAATCTGACTAGCAATGAAGGTGAAGGCGTCACTCCTGCTTGTCAAGTTCAACCTTCCTCACACTTACGAGAGTCTAGTGCTAAAAACGTAAGTAACAGTGTGTTCCAGACCCATTTGCAAGAGCAGAGCAGTTCTTGCAACACTAGTACTCAAGCAGAGAATGCAAGTCTTGCTCAGCCTGACGTCCCTGGTGCCGGAATGACGGAGGGATCAAACAAGGAGTCCTCTCTAGCTGTTGCGTCACAAGTTGCATCATTTCAGTCTTCTCACACGCAAAATTCATCTGACTCCAATGTACTTTTGAGTTCTAGTAGCCAGCAATTGGAAACTGTCCCAGTTTCCAGTAGTGAACAGACGTTGACAGTGGACTCTGGTTTGAGGCCAGAGCAAAGAGAGAAACCCTTAGGTGTTTCTGAGAACAAAGTGGACAAGAGTGGGGAAAATGTCGGCAAGACAGATTGCACTCCAAGTACATCTACTGGTTCATGTAGATCCAGCTCTGAAGAAACTACTAAACCACTGCTGAGATCAACCAGTGTCCAAGAGGATACGGAAAAGAATGACGCAAGAGTGCAAGACGAAAGTACCTCAAGGTTCTCCAGTGAGCCATTGGTTACAACTGACGCTCAACCAGAGAAACAAGAGCAAGGCATTCATGCAGCTTCAGCAACAGATGTGTCCTGCTGTGCCAGTCCGGAAAGGATCCCTGAGGAGCCCATGGATGTGTCTGAGGATGTTTCGGACAAGAACCAAAGCACGGAAACAGATGGGGCGAAAGACTTGTCCTCAGACGAAGGTGCAACAACCCAAGCTCTGTCTGAAGGCAAAGCTGACATAGAGACATCAGACCAGCTTGCCGTCGAGGAGAAGCCTGTGAAATCAGACCTTCCGGCTAACATAGAACAGGGTCAAAGCAGTGCTGCTGTCCAGCCTGATCATCAGGCAGAGCCTCTCAGTGGTGCAACCTCAGGAAGTTCCTCCCCGATATCAGTCGTGGAGAGAGATTCTGATACATCTGGGGCCAGAGCCAAAGTCCGACTCCTTGAAGAAGAAGCTGACATTCAGGTGACTCATCCAAGGAAAAGAAAGATGCCTAGGGTTTCTCCTCCGGCCCAAGTGAACCTCACGGCTCAGCAGGTCAAAGAAAAGACGCAGCAGTCCTTAGCTGCAATTGTGGATGCACTTAAGCTTGAAGAGATCCAGCCTTACCAGACCGAAAGGGCAAACCCATATTACGAATACTTACACATTCGCAAGAAGATCGAGGAGAAGAGGAAAGTACTTTGTAGCGTTATTCCTCAAGCGCCTCAGTACTACGATGAATATGTGACATTCAATGGGTCCTATCTGCTGGATGGCAACCCTCTCAGCAAGCTCTGCATCCCAACG ATAACGCCACCTCCCTCACTACCTGAACCACTGAAGGAGATGTTTAAACAGCAAGAGGTGGTGCGGATGAAGCTAAGACTGCAGCACAGCATCGAAAGG GAAAAGCTGATTGTATCCAATGAGCAGGAGGTTTTGAGAGTTCATTACCGTGCTGCGAGAACACTAGCCAATCAGACGCTTCCATTCAGTGCCTGCACAGTTCTATTGGATGCCGAAGTATACAACATGCCCCAGGATGTCCAG ggTGATGATGGGAAGACCTCTGTTAGAGATCGGTTCAATGCGAGGCAATTTATGTCTTGGCTTCAGGATGTAGACGACAAGTTTGACAAGTTGAAG ACGTGTCTCTTGATGCGTCAGCAGCATGAAGCAGCGGCGTTAAACGCCGTTCAGCGTCTGGAGTGGCAGCTGAAGCTGCAGGAATTGGATCCCGCCACTTACAAGTCTACCAGCATCTTCGAGATTCCCGAATTCTACATCCCCCTCGTGGAGGTCAACGACGACTTCGACTTGACGCCGATATGA